In Shinella sp. XGS7, a single genomic region encodes these proteins:
- a CDS encoding HAD-IA family hydrolase: MAGSSGAARENQLGSASTRSSRTVWFFDLDNTVHNASHHVFGALNVAMTDYIVRHLGVDRPEADRLRGLYWARYGATLLGLMRHHGVRVGHFLAETHQLPGLEAQVHSHAHDLAALRRLPGRKILLTNAPEAYARRVLQALGLPRLFDRVIGFESMRMFGHHRPKPDTRMLRWVCARLRLAPGRCVLVEDTLVHQKAARAVGLRTVWMQRWVGQHGPEAGTRLHRRPVYVDRRVPGLASLLR; the protein is encoded by the coding sequence ATGGCCGGATCCTCGGGTGCCGCTCGGGAAAACCAGCTCGGGTCCGCCTCGACCCGCTCTTCGCGCACGGTCTGGTTCTTTGATCTGGACAACACGGTCCACAACGCCTCGCACCATGTGTTCGGGGCGCTGAACGTGGCGATGACGGATTACATCGTCCGCCACCTGGGTGTGGACCGGCCCGAGGCCGACCGCCTGCGCGGCCTGTACTGGGCGCGCTATGGCGCCACCCTGCTGGGCCTGATGCGCCACCACGGCGTGCGGGTCGGTCATTTCCTGGCCGAGACGCATCAGCTGCCGGGCCTGGAGGCCCAGGTCCACAGCCACGCTCATGACCTGGCGGCCTTGCGCCGCCTGCCCGGGCGCAAGATCCTGCTGACCAATGCGCCCGAGGCCTATGCCCGCCGCGTGTTGCAGGCCCTGGGGCTGCCGCGGCTCTTCGATCGGGTGATCGGCTTCGAGTCCATGCGCATGTTCGGCCATCATCGGCCCAAGCCCGACACCCGCATGCTGCGCTGGGTCTGCGCCCGCCTGCGCCTGGCGCCCGGGCGCTGCGTGCTGGTGGAGGACACCCTGGTGCATCAGAAGGCGGCCCGCGCCGTGGGCCTGCGCACCGTGTGGATGCAGCGTTGGGTGGGCCAGCATGGGCCCGAGGCCGGCACCCGGCTGCATCGCCGCCCGGTCTATGTGGACCGACGCGTGCCGGGGCTGGCGAGCCTATTGCGCTGA
- a CDS encoding cation diffusion facilitator family transporter, with protein sequence MQVASYLKLSVAVALVTIALKTAAWWWTDSVSLAADALESLVNLAGAMFALAMVSIAARPPDEDHPFGHHKAEYFSSGFEGVLIIAAALGIAWAAAHRFLDPQPVEQIGLGLALAIISSALNGGLAWAMLRKAREHRSMALEADARHLFTDVWTSAGVVAGLIGVWVTGWLWLDPLLALLVALNILREGVHLVWRSSQGLMDEALDAESQAAIQQVLDGFRHPHTLRFDHIVSRRAGQRRFVDLHMHMPSSWSLGRAAALRSSVEQALMSAVPGLRASIQLLPMDVEAHFDDPKDLM encoded by the coding sequence ATGCAAGTCGCCTCCTACCTGAAGCTCTCCGTCGCCGTGGCCCTGGTGACCATCGCCCTGAAGACCGCGGCCTGGTGGTGGACCGATTCGGTCAGCCTGGCCGCTGACGCGCTGGAGTCCCTGGTGAATCTGGCCGGCGCCATGTTCGCCCTGGCCATGGTCAGCATCGCGGCCCGCCCGCCCGACGAGGACCACCCCTTCGGTCACCACAAGGCCGAGTACTTCTCCAGCGGCTTCGAGGGCGTACTCATCATCGCCGCGGCCCTGGGCATCGCCTGGGCTGCCGCCCACCGCTTCCTGGACCCGCAGCCGGTGGAGCAAATCGGTCTGGGCCTGGCCCTGGCCATCATCAGCTCGGCGCTCAACGGCGGCCTGGCCTGGGCCATGCTGCGCAAGGCGCGCGAGCACCGCTCCATGGCCCTGGAGGCCGATGCCCGCCATCTCTTCACCGATGTCTGGACCTCGGCCGGCGTGGTGGCCGGCCTGATCGGGGTCTGGGTCACGGGCTGGCTCTGGCTGGATCCGCTGCTGGCCCTGCTGGTGGCACTGAATATCCTGCGCGAGGGCGTGCACCTGGTCTGGCGCTCCAGCCAGGGCCTGATGGACGAGGCCCTGGACGCCGAGTCCCAGGCCGCCATCCAGCAGGTGCTGGATGGCTTCCGCCACCCGCACACCCTGCGTTTCGACCATATCGTGAGCCGCCGCGCCGGCCAGCGCCGCTTCGTGGACCTGCATATGCACATGCCGTCCAGCTGGTCCCTGGGCCGGGCCGCGGCCCTGCGCAGCTCGGTGGAGCAGGCCTTGATGAGCGCCGTGCCAGGCCTGCGCGCCAGCATCCAGCTGCTGCCCATGGATGTGGAAGCCCATTTCGACGACCCCAAGGATCTGATGTGA
- a CDS encoding branched-chain amino acid ABC transporter permease, producing the protein MLYSLIALGFVLIYKASGVFNFAQGAMVLFAALAMARFAEWIPQWTGVQSPLLANLAAFVLAMLVMIVVACSIEKLALSRLVNQEGVTLLMATLGITYFLDGLGQTLFGNDIYKIDVGMPKDPVIVAESLFQGGILVSKEDLYAALIAAALVILLALFFQKTATGRALRAVADDHQAAQSIGIPLSTIWIIVWSVAGFVALVAGIIWGSKLGVQFSLSLVALKALPVVILGGLTSVPGAIIGGLIIGVGEKLSEIYIGPMLGGGIEIWFAYVLALAFLLFRPQGLFGEKIIDRV; encoded by the coding sequence ATGTTGTACTCCCTGATCGCCCTGGGCTTTGTGCTGATCTACAAGGCCAGTGGCGTGTTCAATTTCGCCCAGGGCGCCATGGTGCTGTTCGCGGCCCTGGCCATGGCGCGCTTTGCCGAATGGATTCCGCAGTGGACCGGGGTGCAGAGCCCCCTGCTGGCGAATCTGGCGGCCTTTGTGCTGGCCATGCTGGTGATGATCGTGGTGGCCTGCTCCATCGAGAAGCTGGCGCTCTCGCGCCTGGTCAACCAGGAGGGCGTGACCCTCCTGATGGCCACGCTGGGCATCACCTACTTCCTGGACGGCCTGGGCCAGACCCTGTTCGGCAACGACATCTACAAGATCGATGTGGGCATGCCCAAGGATCCGGTGATCGTGGCCGAGTCCCTGTTCCAGGGCGGCATCCTGGTCAGCAAGGAAGACCTGTATGCGGCCCTGATCGCCGCGGCCCTGGTGATCCTGCTGGCCCTGTTCTTCCAGAAGACGGCCACCGGCCGCGCCCTGCGCGCGGTGGCGGACGACCACCAGGCGGCCCAGTCCATCGGCATTCCGCTGTCCACCATCTGGATCATCGTCTGGAGCGTGGCGGGCTTCGTGGCCCTGGTGGCCGGCATCATCTGGGGCTCCAAGCTGGGTGTGCAGTTCTCGCTCTCCCTGGTGGCGCTCAAGGCCCTGCCGGTGGTGATCCTGGGCGGCCTGACCTCGGTGCCCGGCGCCATCATCGGCGGCCTGATCATCGGTGTGGGCGAGAAGCTCTCCGAGATCTATATCGGCCCCATGCTGGGTGGTGGCATCGAGATCTGGTTTGCCTATGTGTTGGCGCTCGCCTTCCTGCTCTTCAGGCCACAGGGCCTGTTCGGCGAGAAGATCATTGACCGGGTCTGA
- a CDS encoding ABC transporter ATP-binding protein yields MSSNVLLNVNGIEVIYNHVILVLKGVSLQVREGGIVALLGGNGAGKTTTLRAVSNLLAGERGEVTKGSIELRGERIEQLSTSDMVERGVIQVMEGRHCFAHLTIEENLMTGAYTRKDGRAAVNATLDKVYTYFPRLKTRRTSQAAYTSGGEQQMCAIGRALMANPRMVLLDEPSMGLAPQIVEEVFEIVKDLNSKEGTTFLLAEQNTNMALRYADYGYILENGRVVMDGEAQALRENEDVKEFYLGMGGGDRKSFKDVKSYKRRKRWLA; encoded by the coding sequence ATGAGCAGCAATGTGCTTTTGAACGTCAATGGCATCGAGGTCATCTACAACCATGTGATCCTGGTGCTCAAGGGCGTGTCCCTGCAGGTCAGGGAGGGCGGCATCGTGGCCCTGCTGGGCGGCAACGGCGCGGGCAAGACCACCACCTTGCGCGCCGTCTCCAATCTGCTGGCGGGCGAGCGCGGCGAGGTGACCAAGGGCAGCATCGAGCTGCGCGGCGAGCGCATCGAGCAGCTCAGCACCTCGGACATGGTGGAGCGCGGTGTGATCCAGGTGATGGAGGGGCGGCACTGCTTCGCCCACCTGACCATCGAGGAGAACCTGATGACCGGCGCCTACACCCGCAAGGACGGGCGCGCCGCCGTCAACGCCACGCTGGACAAGGTCTACACCTACTTCCCGCGCCTGAAGACGCGCCGCACTTCGCAGGCGGCCTACACCTCGGGCGGTGAGCAGCAGATGTGTGCCATCGGCCGCGCCCTGATGGCCAACCCCAGGATGGTGCTGCTGGACGAGCCCAGCATGGGCCTGGCGCCCCAGATCGTGGAAGAGGTCTTCGAGATCGTGAAGGACCTCAACAGCAAGGAGGGCACCACCTTCCTGCTGGCCGAGCAGAACACCAATATGGCCCTGCGCTATGCCGACTACGGCTACATCCTGGAGAACGGCCGGGTGGTGATGGACGGCGAGGCCCAGGCCCTGCGCGAGAACGAGGACGTCAAGGAGTTCTACCTGGGCATGGGCGGGGGCGATCGCAAGAGCTTCAAGGATGTGAAGAGCTACAAGCGGCGCAAGCGCTGGTTGGCCTAG
- a CDS encoding cupin domain-containing protein, producing the protein MNSPAIVLIDRTDHLEPQLDQPRAERRVQGAPQRKTWTLHEAGPMSAGVWECEPGRWRIAFPPQRQEFFHVLQGRVRLHDAAGAFTEIGPGQGAVIPPGFEGEFEVLEAVRKQFVLVDLGG; encoded by the coding sequence ATGAATTCGCCCGCCATCGTGCTGATCGACCGCACCGACCACCTCGAACCCCAGCTCGACCAGCCGCGCGCCGAGCGCCGCGTGCAGGGCGCGCCCCAGCGCAAGACCTGGACCCTGCACGAGGCCGGGCCCATGAGCGCGGGCGTGTGGGAATGCGAACCCGGGCGCTGGCGCATCGCCTTCCCGCCGCAGCGCCAGGAGTTCTTCCATGTGCTGCAGGGCCGGGTGCGCCTGCACGACGCAGCCGGCGCCTTTACCGAGATCGGCCCCGGTCAGGGCGCAGTGATCCCGCCGGGCTTCGAGGGCGAGTTCGAGGTGCTGGAGGCCGTGCGCAAGCAGTTCGTGCTGGTGGACCTGGGCGGCTGA
- a CDS encoding branched-chain amino acid ABC transporter permease, translated as MLYRENGQFKASYRADQQIFPIRQDRIALVALLLIAFVLVPLSAPEYLFRAILIPFLILSLAALGLNILVGYCGQISLGTGAFMAVGAYAAYNFQVRIEGMPLIASLLLGGACSTVVGVLFGIPSLRIKGLYLAVATLAAQFFVDWAALRLKFVTNGSDSGSVSVAGLQVFGVSLDTPAAKYLFCLGFVAVFALLAKNLVRSAIGREWMAMRDMDVAAAVIGIRPIYAKLTAFAVSAFIVGVAGALWGFIHLGAWEPAAFNIDRSFQLLFMVIIGGLGSIMGAFLGAGFIVLLPILLDQIPQWFGIPLSTATASHLTSMIFGALIVFFLIVEPHGLARLWSTAKEKLRLWPFPH; from the coding sequence ATGCTTTACCGTGAGAACGGCCAGTTCAAGGCCTCCTACCGCGCCGACCAGCAGATCTTTCCGATCCGCCAGGACCGCATCGCCCTCGTAGCCCTGCTGCTGATCGCCTTCGTGCTGGTGCCGCTGTCGGCGCCGGAGTACCTGTTCCGCGCCATCCTGATTCCCTTCCTGATCCTCTCGCTGGCAGCCCTGGGCCTGAACATCCTGGTGGGCTACTGCGGCCAGATCTCCCTGGGCACGGGCGCCTTCATGGCGGTGGGCGCCTATGCGGCCTACAACTTCCAGGTCCGCATCGAGGGCATGCCCCTGATCGCCTCCCTGCTGCTGGGCGGGGCCTGCTCCACGGTGGTGGGCGTGCTCTTCGGCATTCCTTCGCTGCGCATCAAGGGCCTGTACCTGGCGGTGGCCACGCTGGCGGCGCAGTTCTTCGTGGACTGGGCGGCGCTGCGCCTGAAGTTCGTCACCAATGGCTCGGACTCCGGCTCGGTCAGCGTGGCGGGCCTGCAGGTCTTCGGCGTCTCGCTGGATACGCCGGCCGCCAAATACCTGTTCTGCCTGGGCTTTGTGGCGGTCTTCGCCCTGCTGGCCAAGAACCTGGTGCGCAGCGCCATCGGTCGCGAGTGGATGGCCATGCGCGATATGGATGTGGCGGCTGCGGTGATCGGCATCCGGCCCATCTATGCCAAGCTGACCGCCTTCGCGGTGAGCGCCTTCATCGTGGGCGTGGCCGGTGCGCTGTGGGGCTTCATCCACCTGGGCGCCTGGGAGCCGGCGGCCTTCAATATCGACCGCAGCTTCCAGCTGCTCTTCATGGTCATCATCGGCGGCCTGGGCTCCATCATGGGGGCCTTCCTGGGCGCGGGCTTCATCGTGCTGCTGCCCATCCTGCTGGACCAGATCCCGCAGTGGTTCGGCATCCCCCTGTCCACCGCCACGGCCTCCCACCTGACCAGCATGATCTTCGGCGCGCTGATCGTGTTCTTCCTGATCGTGGAGCCCCACGGTCTGGCGCGCCTGTGGTCCACGGCCAAGGAAAAGCTGCGCCTGTGGCCCTTCCCGCACTGA
- a CDS encoding gamma carbonic anhydrase family protein — protein MALSPFLDQQPRLAEGVYVHESAQVIGDVSLGRDSSVWCNAVLRGDVQRIVVGEGSNIQDLTMGHVSHRSAAKPEGSPLLIGSHVTVGHSVILHGCRIGDECLIGMGSLVMDDAVIEDRVMLGAGSLVPPGKRLQSGQLYMGRPALPVRALTAEEIAYLRYSAEHYVRVKRQYQQGV, from the coding sequence ATGGCCCTGTCCCCCTTTCTCGACCAGCAGCCCCGCCTCGCCGAGGGCGTCTATGTGCATGAGTCCGCCCAGGTCATCGGCGATGTGAGCTTGGGACGCGACAGCTCGGTCTGGTGCAATGCCGTGCTGCGCGGCGATGTGCAGCGCATCGTGGTGGGGGAGGGCAGCAATATCCAGGACTTGACGATGGGCCATGTCTCCCACCGCAGCGCCGCCAAGCCCGAGGGCTCGCCCCTGCTGATCGGCAGCCATGTGACCGTGGGCCATTCGGTGATCCTGCACGGCTGCCGCATCGGCGACGAGTGCCTGATCGGCATGGGCAGCCTGGTGATGGACGACGCGGTGATCGAGGACCGGGTGATGCTGGGCGCCGGCAGCCTGGTGCCGCCGGGCAAGCGTCTGCAATCCGGCCAGCTCTATATGGGCCGGCCGGCCCTGCCGGTGCGGGCGCTCACGGCCGAGGAGATCGCCTATCTGCGCTACTCGGCCGAGCACTATGTGCGCGTCAAGCGCCAGTACCAGCAGGGCGTCTGA
- the dtd gene encoding D-aminoacyl-tRNA deacylase has protein sequence MIAVLQRVREARVEVAGRVTGAIGPGLLMLVCAEPGDSEAQAEKLLAKLLKLRIFSDEAGKMNKSLQDTAGGLLIVSQFTLAADTSGGNRPSFSGAAPAEQGRRLYEHLLARARELHPDVGAGEFGADMQVYLVNDGPVTIPMHIQ, from the coding sequence GTGATTGCCGTCTTGCAACGTGTGCGGGAAGCCCGCGTGGAAGTGGCCGGCCGCGTGACCGGCGCCATCGGCCCCGGCCTGCTGATGCTGGTCTGCGCCGAGCCCGGCGACAGCGAGGCCCAGGCCGAGAAGCTGCTGGCCAAGCTGCTCAAGCTGCGCATCTTCAGCGACGAGGCCGGCAAGATGAACAAGAGCTTGCAGGACACAGCCGGCGGCCTGCTCATCGTCTCGCAGTTCACCCTGGCGGCCGACACCAGCGGCGGCAACCGCCCCAGCTTCAGCGGCGCCGCCCCGGCCGAGCAGGGCCGCCGGCTCTACGAGCATCTGCTGGCCCGCGCCCGCGAACTCCACCCCGATGTGGGCGCCGGCGAGTTCGGCGCCGATATGCAGGTGTACCTGGTCAATGACGGCCCGGTGACCATCCCCATGCACATCCAGTGA
- a CDS encoding phenylacetate--CoA ligase family protein, with translation MSSPESFYDALETRGADEREAALMAALPAQIAHAQAHAPAFAGLLQGVEAARIASRAALASLPVTRKSELLARQQAARAAGGDAFGGFSAIGWGAARRVFQSPGTLYEPEGQRGDYWRVARALHAAGMRAGELLHNSFSYHLTPAGSMMETGAHALGCTVFPGGVGNTELQLQAMAELRPQGYVGTPSFLKILLDKAEEAGQRLSIAKALVSGEAFPPSLRDWLGQRGVSGYQCYATADIGLIAYETPAREGLVIDEGVIVEIVRPGSGEPVPEGEVGEVVVTTLNPDYPLIRFGTGDLSAVLPGSCPTGRSNTRIKGWMGRADQSAKVRGMFVHASQVAELLRRFPGQLGRARLVVEGEMAQDRMTLKVELAGAAPEGLADQLAGALRDITKLRSEVELLPAGSLPNDGRVIEDARKYD, from the coding sequence ATGAGTAGCCCCGAATCCTTCTACGACGCGCTGGAAACCCGCGGGGCGGATGAGCGCGAGGCGGCGCTGATGGCCGCGCTGCCGGCCCAGATCGCCCATGCCCAGGCGCATGCGCCGGCCTTTGCGGGCCTGCTGCAGGGCGTGGAAGCGGCACGCATCGCATCGCGCGCGGCCCTGGCCAGCTTGCCGGTCACGCGCAAGTCGGAGCTGCTGGCGCGCCAGCAGGCGGCGCGCGCGGCCGGGGGCGATGCCTTCGGCGGCTTCTCCGCCATCGGCTGGGGCGCGGCGCGTAGGGTGTTCCAGTCGCCCGGCACGCTTTACGAGCCCGAGGGGCAGCGCGGCGACTACTGGCGCGTGGCGCGCGCCCTGCACGCCGCGGGCATGCGGGCCGGCGAGCTGCTGCACAACAGCTTCAGCTACCACCTTACGCCGGCCGGCTCCATGATGGAGACCGGCGCCCATGCCCTGGGCTGCACGGTCTTTCCCGGCGGCGTGGGCAATACCGAGCTGCAGCTGCAGGCCATGGCCGAGCTGCGGCCTCAAGGCTATGTGGGCACACCCAGCTTTCTGAAGATCCTGCTGGACAAGGCCGAGGAGGCGGGCCAGCGCCTGTCCATCGCCAAGGCCCTGGTCAGCGGCGAGGCCTTCCCGCCCTCGCTGCGCGACTGGCTGGGGCAGCGCGGCGTGAGCGGCTACCAGTGCTATGCCACGGCCGATATCGGCCTGATCGCCTACGAGACCCCGGCCCGCGAAGGGCTGGTGATCGACGAGGGCGTGATCGTGGAGATCGTGCGCCCCGGCAGCGGCGAGCCGGTGCCCGAGGGCGAGGTGGGCGAGGTGGTGGTGACCACGCTGAACCCCGACTATCCCCTGATCCGCTTCGGTACCGGCGATCTCTCCGCCGTGCTGCCCGGCAGCTGCCCGACCGGGCGCAGCAACACCCGCATCAAGGGCTGGATGGGCCGCGCCGACCAGAGCGCCAAGGTGCGTGGCATGTTCGTGCATGCCAGCCAGGTGGCCGAGCTGCTGCGGCGTTTCCCCGGCCAGCTGGGCCGGGCGCGCCTGGTGGTGGAGGGCGAGATGGCCCAGGACCGCATGACGCTCAAGGTGGAGCTGGCCGGCGCCGCGCCCGAGGGCCTGGCCGATCAGCTGGCCGGCGCGCTGCGCGACATCACCAAGCTGCGCAGCGAGGTGGAACTGCTGCCCGCCGGCAGCCTGCCCAATGACGGGCGGGTGATCGAGGACGCGCGCAAGTACGACTGA
- a CDS encoding tripartite tricarboxylate transporter substrate-binding protein yields MKKLLLSLVASVAAGAVWAYPDKPVNIVVPFAAGGPTDKVARDLAESLRKTLGATLVIENVGGAGGTLGATKVAKAAPDGYTLLLHHISMATSPALYRNLQYKTLDDFEYLGMINEVPMTLIGKPGLPANNYAELSKWLEANKGKINLANAGIGAASHLCGMMLMSALQTQFTTVPYKGTGPAMTDLLGGQVDVMCDQTTNTTKQIQGGTIKAYAVTTTKRLSTPALAKLPTLDESGLKGFNVSIWHGLYAPKNTPKAVVDKVSAALKAALKDPEFIKRQEALGAVVITDKRVEGAEHKKFVESEINKWGPVIKAAGQYAD; encoded by the coding sequence ATGAAGAAGCTCTTGCTGTCCCTGGTGGCCTCCGTCGCTGCCGGCGCCGTCTGGGCCTATCCCGACAAGCCCGTGAACATCGTGGTGCCCTTCGCGGCCGGCGGCCCGACCGACAAGGTGGCCCGCGATCTGGCGGAGTCCCTGCGCAAGACCCTGGGCGCCACTCTGGTGATCGAGAACGTCGGTGGCGCCGGCGGCACCCTGGGCGCCACCAAGGTGGCCAAGGCCGCGCCGGACGGTTACACCCTGCTGCTGCACCACATCAGCATGGCCACCTCGCCGGCCCTGTACCGCAATCTGCAGTACAAGACCCTGGACGACTTCGAGTACCTGGGCATGATCAATGAAGTGCCCATGACCCTGATCGGCAAGCCCGGTCTGCCGGCCAACAACTACGCCGAGCTGAGCAAGTGGCTGGAGGCCAACAAGGGCAAGATCAATCTGGCCAATGCCGGTATCGGCGCGGCGTCCCATCTCTGCGGCATGATGCTGATGAGCGCGTTGCAGACGCAGTTCACCACCGTTCCCTATAAGGGCACAGGCCCGGCCATGACCGACCTGCTTGGTGGCCAGGTCGACGTGATGTGCGACCAGACGACCAACACGACGAAGCAGATCCAGGGCGGCACGATCAAGGCCTATGCCGTGACCACCACCAAGCGCCTCAGCACCCCGGCCCTGGCCAAGCTGCCCACGCTGGATGAGTCCGGCCTCAAGGGCTTCAATGTGAGCATCTGGCACGGCCTGTACGCCCCCAAGAACACGCCCAAGGCCGTGGTGGACAAGGTCAGCGCCGCGCTGAAGGCCGCGCTGAAGGACCCCGAGTTCATCAAGCGCCAGGAAGCCCTGGGCGCCGTGGTGATCACCGACAAGCGCGTGGAAGGCGCCGAGCACAAGAAGTTCGTCGAGTCCGAGATCAACAAGTGGGGCCCGGTCATCAAGGCCGCCGGCCAGTACGCCGACTGA
- the argB gene encoding acetylglutamate kinase, whose amino-acid sequence MTNDTNAASSTDVGHIAPREKAEILSQALPYIRKFHGKTIVIKYGGNAMTDPELQKDFAEDVVLLKLVGLNPVVVHGGGPQIEGLLSKLGKKGEFIQGMRVTDAETMDVVEWVLAGEVQQDVVGLINAAGGKAVGLTGRDGGMIRAKKLKVQDKDDPSKEHDIGQVGDIVSIDPSVVKALQDDQFIPVVSPIGFGEHNESYNINADVVAAKLATVLQAEKLLMLTNIRGVLDKQGELLTELTPRRIDELVADGTISGGMIPKIAGAIDAAKSGVNAVHIIDGRVPHAMLLEILSDQAYGTMIKSH is encoded by the coding sequence ATGACGAACGACACGAACGCCGCCTCCAGCACCGATGTGGGCCATATCGCCCCGCGCGAGAAGGCCGAGATCCTCTCCCAGGCACTGCCTTACATCCGCAAGTTCCATGGCAAGACCATCGTCATCAAGTACGGCGGCAATGCCATGACGGACCCGGAGCTGCAGAAGGACTTCGCCGAAGACGTGGTGCTGCTCAAGCTGGTGGGCCTGAACCCGGTGGTGGTGCACGGCGGCGGCCCGCAGATCGAGGGCCTGCTCAGCAAGCTGGGCAAGAAGGGCGAGTTCATCCAGGGCATGCGCGTCACCGATGCCGAGACCATGGACGTGGTCGAGTGGGTGCTGGCCGGCGAGGTGCAGCAGGACGTGGTGGGCCTGATCAACGCCGCCGGCGGCAAGGCCGTGGGCCTGACCGGCCGCGACGGCGGCATGATCCGCGCCAAGAAGCTCAAGGTCCAGGACAAGGACGACCCCAGCAAGGAACACGATATCGGCCAGGTGGGCGACATCGTCTCCATCGACCCCAGCGTGGTGAAGGCCCTGCAGGACGACCAGTTCATCCCCGTGGTCAGCCCCATCGGCTTCGGCGAGCACAACGAGAGCTACAACATCAATGCCGATGTGGTGGCCGCCAAGCTGGCCACCGTGCTGCAGGCAGAGAAGCTCTTGATGCTGACCAATATCCGTGGCGTGCTGGACAAGCAGGGCGAGCTGCTGACCGAGCTGACCCCGCGCCGCATCGACGAGCTGGTGGCCGACGGCACCATCAGCGGCGGCATGATCCCCAAGATCGCCGGCGCCATCGACGCGGCCAAGAGTGGTGTCAACGCGGTGCACATCATCGATGGCCGCGTGCCGCATGCCATGCTGCTGGAGATCCTTTCGGATCAGGCCTACGGCACCATGATCAAGTCGCATTGA
- a CDS encoding ABC transporter substrate-binding protein — protein MKRVIKPLALVLLLAASGLSATVAQAQAKEQFFPLLVYRTGPYAPNGTPWANGKQDYLKMINARDGGVNGIKLTYEECETGYATDKGVECYERLKGKGASLFDPQATGITFALTDKVPNDKIPLITLGYGLSASQDGGVFKWNFPLMGSYWTAADMLIQHIAKKEGGFDKLKGKKIALVYHDSPFGKEPMPLLDERQKMHGFELVKIPVTAPGVEQKSAWLQVRQQRPDYALLWGWGVMNSTALKEAQATGYPREKMYGVWWAGAEPDVKDVGEGAKGYNALALNTSGQQPKVIQDILKFVHDKGQGTGPKDEVGSVLYTRGVIIQALGVEAVRRAQERFGKGKVMTGEQVRWGLENLALDDKKLAALGLTGVIRPVSTSCQDHMGSTWARVHTWDGAKWNFSSDWLQADEQILKPMVKAAADKYAAEKKLSRRTPQDCQS, from the coding sequence ATGAAACGAGTCATCAAACCTCTGGCGCTGGTGCTGCTGCTGGCGGCCTCCGGTCTGTCCGCCACGGTGGCGCAGGCCCAGGCCAAGGAACAGTTCTTCCCGCTGCTGGTCTACCGGACCGGCCCCTACGCGCCCAATGGCACGCCCTGGGCCAATGGCAAGCAGGACTATCTGAAGATGATCAACGCCCGCGACGGCGGCGTGAACGGGATCAAGCTCACTTACGAAGAGTGCGAGACCGGCTATGCCACCGACAAGGGCGTGGAGTGCTACGAGCGCCTCAAGGGCAAGGGCGCCAGCCTCTTCGACCCGCAGGCCACGGGCATCACCTTCGCGCTCACCGACAAGGTGCCCAATGACAAGATTCCGCTGATCACCCTGGGCTACGGCCTCTCGGCCTCGCAGGACGGCGGCGTATTCAAGTGGAACTTCCCGCTGATGGGCAGCTACTGGACCGCGGCCGATATGCTGATCCAGCACATCGCCAAGAAGGAAGGCGGCTTCGACAAGCTCAAGGGCAAGAAGATCGCCCTGGTCTACCACGACAGCCCCTTCGGCAAGGAGCCCATGCCCCTGCTGGACGAGCGCCAGAAGATGCACGGCTTCGAGCTGGTCAAGATCCCGGTGACCGCGCCGGGCGTGGAGCAGAAGTCGGCCTGGCTGCAGGTGCGCCAGCAGCGGCCCGACTATGCGCTGCTGTGGGGCTGGGGCGTGATGAACAGCACCGCCCTCAAGGAGGCCCAGGCCACCGGCTATCCGCGCGAGAAGATGTATGGCGTCTGGTGGGCCGGCGCCGAGCCCGATGTCAAGGACGTGGGCGAGGGCGCCAAGGGCTACAACGCCCTGGCCCTCAACACCTCGGGCCAGCAGCCCAAGGTGATCCAGGACATCCTGAAGTTCGTGCACGACAAGGGCCAGGGCACCGGCCCCAAGGACGAGGTCGGCTCGGTGCTCTACACCCGCGGCGTCATCATCCAGGCCCTGGGCGTGGAGGCCGTGCGCCGTGCGCAGGAGCGCTTCGGCAAGGGCAAGGTCATGACGGGCGAGCAGGTGCGCTGGGGCCTGGAGAACCTGGCCCTGGACGACAAGAAGCTGGCGGCCCTGGGCCTGACCGGCGTGATCCGCCCGGTCTCCACCTCCTGCCAGGACCATATGGGTTCCACCTGGGCTCGCGTCCACACCTGGGACGGCGCCAAGTGGAACTTCAGCTCCGACTGGCTGCAGGCCGACGAGCAGATTCTCAAGCCCATGGTCAAGGCCGCGGCCGACAAGTACGCGGCTGAGAAGAAGCTCAGCCGTCGCACCCCGCAGGACTGCCAGAGCTGA